Proteins from a genomic interval of Fusarium oxysporum Fo47 chromosome I, complete sequence:
- a CDS encoding Zinc/iron permease: MSAHSEVPRGESWASIPTDLILAELKRRKDDGEKPECGSRTKGSYDTSAHVFALILILTLSTLACAFPLFSRRTMRGRGQKTVIFYCQHIGTGVLLATAFVHLLPTAFESMTDPCLPDFFSKGYTPFPGFVAMVSAIIVVGIESYLTARGAGHSHSHNHGYFDSDDEHESELPMMDAAGLSERRHGPRPPDIRLENMESQGLVAGVSPLPGSSPLVGQEGKKLNDDFNDDDSDLDLDMEELEPAGSSSTRHRHGPYASLKPEGAGAEEEPMTPMTPMSPGPQNPEEQQRKLLQCLLLEAGILFHSVFIGMAISVATGPAFVVFLVAISFHQTFEGLALGSRIAAIQFPRKSLRPWLMVLAYGTTTPIGQAIGLIVHRMYDPKSAGGLLVVGFMNAVSSGLLLYAGLVQLLAEDFLTEKSYKILKGKRRLRAYMAVCAGALLMAAVGAFA; the protein is encoded by the exons ATGAGTGCCCATTCAGAGGTGCCCCGAG GGGAGTCGTGGGCTTCAATTCCAACAGATTTAATTCTCGCCGAGTTGAAGCGTCGCAAAGATGATGGCGAGAAACCAGAATGCGGTTCGAGGACGAAGGGCTCTTACGATACGTCGGCGCATGTATTTGCATTGATTCTTATTTTGACCCTCAGCACGTTGG CATGCGCATTCCCTCTTTTCTCGCGTCGAACAATGCGTGGCCGAGGCCAGAAAACCGTGATATTCTACTGCCAGCACATTGGAACCGGTGTCCTTCTGGCAACGGCCTTCGTCCACCTCCTCCCGACCGCTTTCGAGTCCATGACCGACCCATGCCTCCCCGATTTCTTTAGCAAAGGATATACACCGTTTCCAGGTTTTGTGGCTATGGTTTCTGCTATCATTGTCGTCGGCATCGAATCGTACCTTACTGCCCGAGGAGCTGGCCACTCTCATTCCCACAATCATGGGTACTTTGACTCGGACGATGAACACGAGAGCGAGCTGCCCATGATGGATGCAGCTGGACTGTCTGAAAGGAGGCACGGACCGCGACCACCGGATATTCGTCTTGAGAACATGGAGAGTCAGGGGCTTGTTGCTGGCGTGTCGCCTCTCCCTGGATCTTCACCTCTGGTGGGACAGGAGGGCAAGAAGCTTAACGATGATTTCAACGATGACGACTCGGATCTTGATTTGGAtatggaagagcttgagcCAGCTGGATCAAGCAGCACGAGACATCGACATGGACCTTATGCGTCGCTCAAGCCTGAGGGAGCAGGggctgaggaggagcctATGACACCCATGACGCCCATGTCTCCCGGACCACAGAACCCCGAGGAGCAACAAAGAAAGCTACTGCAGTGCCTTTTGCTTGAGGCTGGTATTCTCTTTCACAGTGTCTTCATCGGTATGGCCATCTCCGTCGCTACCGGTCCCGCCTTTGTAGTCTTTCTTGTCGCTATCAGCTTCCACCAAACCTTCGAAGGTCTCGCCCTTGGCAGTCGCATCGCCGCAATTCAGTTCCCCCGCAAATCTCTCCGTCCATGGCTCATGGTTCTCGCCTACGGAACCACAACACCAATCGGCCAAGCAATCGGTCTTATCGTGCATCGCATGTACGACCCCAAGAGCGCAGGAGGTCTACTCGTGGTTGGCTTCATGAACGCCGTGTCATCGGGACTGCTGCTGTATGCTGGTCTTGTGCAACTGTTGGCCGAGGACTTCTTGACAGAGAAGAGTTACAAGATTCTGAAGGGTAAGAGGAGGTTACGGGCCTATATGGCTGTTTGTGCCGGTGCGCTCTTGATGGCTGCCGTTGGAGCATTTGCCTAG